The Pseudomonas kermanshahensis genome includes a window with the following:
- a CDS encoding Lon protease family protein, whose protein sequence is MPDPVAARLRLAPEALTRRFSPEQFAFTHTDDLEPFRGVLGQERAVEALQFGVAMPRPGYNVYVMGEPGTGRFSFVKRYLKAEGKRQHTPADWVYVNHFEETREPRALELPSGSAGEFIADMGGLIDNLLSTFPAVFEHPSYQQKKGAIDRAFNQRYDRALDVIERASLEKDVALYRDASNVAFTPMADGKALDEAEFAQLPEAVREQFHEDIALLEERLNEELASLPQWKRESNNQLRQLNEETITLALQPLLAPLSEKYAENAAVCAYLQSVQLNLLRTVVEQLVDDSKTDAVARKMLEEQYAPSLVVGHHHDGGAPVVFEPHPTYDNLFGRIEYSTDQGALYTSYRQLRPGALHRANGGFLILEAEKMLGEPFVWDALKRALQSRKLKMESPLGELGRVASVSLTPQMIPLNVKLVIIGSRQLYYALQDHDPDFQEMFRVLVDFDEDMPMVDENLEQFAQLLRTRTNEEGMAPLTSDAVARLATYSARLAENQSRLSARIGDLFQLVSEADFIRQLASDEMTDAGHIERALKAKATRTGRVSQRVLDDMLAGIILIDTEGAAIGKCNGLTVLEVGDSAFGMPARISASVYPGGSGIVDIEREVNLGQPIHSKGVMILTGYLGSRYAQEFPLAISASIALEQSYGYVDGDSASLGEVCTLISALSRTPLKQCFAITGSINQFGEVQAVGGVNEKIEGFFRLCDARGLTGDQGVIIPRANVATLMLDERVLQAVEAGQFHVYAVSQADEALSLLVGEEAGVADDKGEFTEGSVNARVVERLREIAEMISEEDIKEAEKERLEEMIAQAKPA, encoded by the coding sequence ATGCCCGATCCTGTCGCTGCGCGCCTGCGTCTTGCGCCTGAAGCCCTGACCCGGCGTTTTTCCCCCGAGCAGTTTGCTTTTACCCATACCGACGATCTGGAGCCGTTTCGAGGCGTTCTGGGCCAGGAGCGAGCAGTCGAGGCCCTGCAATTCGGCGTGGCCATGCCTCGCCCTGGTTACAACGTGTATGTGATGGGCGAGCCCGGCACGGGCCGCTTCTCGTTCGTCAAGCGCTACCTCAAGGCCGAGGGCAAGCGCCAGCACACCCCAGCCGACTGGGTTTACGTCAACCACTTCGAGGAAACCCGCGAGCCGCGTGCCCTGGAGCTGCCCTCGGGCAGTGCCGGTGAATTCATCGCCGACATGGGGGGGCTGATCGACAACCTGTTGTCGACCTTCCCGGCAGTGTTCGAGCACCCGTCGTACCAGCAGAAGAAGGGCGCCATCGACCGCGCCTTCAACCAGCGCTACGACCGCGCCCTGGATGTGATCGAGCGGGCGTCGCTGGAAAAAGACGTGGCCCTGTACCGCGACGCCAGCAACGTTGCCTTCACCCCGATGGCCGACGGCAAGGCGCTGGATGAAGCCGAGTTCGCACAGCTGCCTGAAGCGGTGCGCGAGCAGTTCCACGAGGACATCGCCCTGCTCGAGGAGCGCCTCAACGAAGAACTGGCCAGCCTGCCGCAGTGGAAGCGTGAGTCGAACAACCAGCTGCGTCAGCTCAACGAAGAAACCATCACCCTGGCCCTGCAGCCGCTGCTGGCACCGCTGTCTGAAAAGTACGCCGAGAATGCTGCGGTGTGCGCCTACCTGCAGTCGGTTCAACTGAACCTGCTGCGCACCGTGGTCGAGCAGTTGGTCGATGACAGCAAGACCGACGCTGTGGCGCGCAAGATGCTCGAAGAGCAATACGCCCCAAGCCTGGTGGTCGGCCATCACCACGATGGCGGCGCGCCAGTGGTGTTCGAGCCGCACCCGACCTACGACAACCTGTTCGGCCGGATCGAATACAGCACCGACCAAGGCGCGCTGTACACCTCCTATCGCCAATTGCGCCCAGGCGCCTTGCACCGGGCCAACGGCGGCTTCCTGATTCTTGAAGCCGAGAAGATGCTTGGCGAGCCCTTCGTCTGGGATGCGCTCAAGCGTGCGCTGCAGTCGCGCAAGCTGAAGATGGAGTCGCCGCTGGGTGAACTGGGCCGCGTGGCGAGCGTCAGCCTGACGCCACAGATGATCCCGCTCAACGTCAAGCTGGTGATCATCGGCTCGCGCCAGCTCTACTACGCGCTGCAGGACCATGATCCGGACTTCCAGGAAATGTTCCGGGTGTTGGTCGACTTCGACGAAGACATGCCCATGGTCGACGAGAACCTGGAGCAGTTCGCCCAGCTCTTGCGTACCCGCACCAACGAAGAAGGCATGGCACCGCTGACCAGCGACGCCGTGGCACGCCTGGCCACCTACAGCGCCCGGCTGGCAGAGAACCAGTCGCGGCTGTCGGCGCGCATCGGTGACCTGTTCCAGCTGGTCAGCGAGGCCGACTTCATCCGCCAACTGGCCAGCGACGAGATGACCGATGCCGGCCACATCGAGCGCGCACTCAAGGCCAAGGCCACCCGTACCGGGCGTGTGTCCCAGCGGGTGCTGGACGACATGCTCGCCGGCATCATCCTGATCGACACTGAAGGCGCGGCCATCGGCAAGTGCAACGGCCTGACGGTGCTGGAAGTGGGCGATTCGGCGTTCGGCATGCCGGCGCGTATCTCTGCCAGCGTCTACCCCGGTGGCAGCGGCATCGTCGACATCGAGCGTGAGGTCAACCTGGGCCAGCCGATCCACTCCAAGGGGGTGATGATTCTGACCGGCTACCTGGGCAGTCGCTACGCGCAGGAGTTCCCGCTGGCCATCTCGGCGAGCATCGCCCTGGAGCAGTCCTACGGCTACGTCGACGGTGACAGCGCCTCGCTGGGTGAGGTCTGCACACTGATCTCGGCCTTGTCGCGCACGCCGCTCAAGCAATGCTTTGCCATCACCGGCTCGATCAACCAGTTCGGTGAAGTGCAGGCGGTGGGCGGGGTCAACGAGAAGATCGAGGGCTTCTTCCGGCTCTGCGATGCGCGCGGCCTGACCGGCGACCAAGGGGTGATCATTCCACGGGCCAACGTGGCCACCCTGATGCTCGACGAGCGCGTGCTGCAGGCGGTCGAAGCCGGGCAGTTCCACGTTTACGCGGTCAGCCAGGCTGACGAAGCGCTTAGCCTGCTGGTAGGCGAGGAGGCCGGTGTGGCGGATGACAAGGGCGAGTTCACCGAGGGCAGCGTCAATGCCCGCGTGGTGGAGCGCCTGCGGGAAATCGCCGAAATGATCAGCGAAGAAGACATCAAAGAGGCGGAAAAGGAACGCCTGGAAGAGATGATTGCGCAGGCTAAACCCGCCTGA